The segment ACGATGGACGAGCGTCGTGGAACCGCCGGCCAGGCCCTCGCCGGAGCCGTCGCGCTCGTCGGCCTGGGCTACGCAGCCCGCCGACTCGCTGGTTCGCGCGTGACAGATATCCCCCTGAGTCCGCTGACCGCCGGCGGCCGGATCGGCGGCGACTGGGTCGCGCGCGCCGGCGTCGGCACCGGCGACCACCCCGTCGGCGAGATGGACGACATGACCGCCTTCGCCCACGACGGCTTCGACCCCGGACTGGTCGACCCCGAAGTTCGGGCGTTCTACGAGCGCACCAGCGAGTACGAGCTCTCCCTGACTGCGGAGTGGCACCGCCCCTTCCGCACCGGCGCGTGGCTGGCGGGTTTCCTGACGGGCACGATCGAGCAGCTCAACCTGCCCGCCCCGGGCGACGGCCGGACGGTCCGACTCGAGAGCCAGTTCGAACGCATCGACCCAGCACTGGACCCGCGGGACGGTGCGCGGATGTGGGTCCGCACCGACACCGACACCGGTGAGGGGGTGTTCGTCGCTGCCTACGGCTCGCACGTCGCCGACGGCGAGCGGTACGTCAACATCGCGGTCCCCCTCCCAGGGTGCAACCTCTCGACGGTCCTCTCGCTCCGGAATCTGGACAGCGGCGCGGTCGAGCTGACGACCGAGGCACCGGGCGACCCAGGCCTCTATCTGGTGACACCGGCGGGCGCGTTCGAGCTGCCGATGGCACAGCGGTTCCGGGTGTGGCCCGCGGACTCGGCGGCTGCGCCGACGGACGTGCGGAGAACGGAGGGGGCCGCCGTCGTCGCCACCCACGAGATGTGGCTGTGCGGGCGACAGTTCCTGACGGTCAGGTACGCCGGTCAGACCAGTACCTCGACCTCGTAGCCGGCGTCGCGGATGGCCTCGAGGAGTTCGTCGATGTGGTCTCTCCCCCGGGTTTCGAGGTCGACCTCGACCTCGGTGTCGGCCATGCCGATCTGTCGCGAGGTGCGGTCGTGCTGGATGGCGTAGATGTTCGCCTTCTTCTCGCTGATGACGTGCAGCAGGTCCTCCAGCGAGCCGGGACGGTCACGGAGCACGGTCCGTATCTTCACGTACCGGCCCGTCGCGACGAGACCGCGCATGATGACCGTCGTCAGCATGTTCAGGTCGATGTTGCCCCCGCACATCGCCGGGACGATGACCTCGCCCTCCTCGTAGTCGAACTTGTCGAACAGCAGCGCCGCGAGCGGTGCCGCGCCGGCACCCTCGACCAGCGTCTTCCCGCGCTCCAGCACGTACGTCAGCGCCATCGCGATCTCCGGGTCGGAGACCGTGACGACCTCGTCGACGCGCTCCTTGATGACCTCGTAGGTGAGCGTGCCGGGACCGCGAACCGCGATACCGTCGGCGATTGTGTCGACGCGGTCGAGCTCGACCCGGTGGCCCTTCGTGAGCGACTGGGCGACGCTCGACGCGCCCTCGGCCTGCACGCCGATGACCCGCGTGTCCGGGCTCTGTGCCTTGATAGCGGTCGCGATGCCGGAGATGAGTCCACCGCCGCCGATGGGGACGACGACCGTCTCGACCTCGGGGAGGTCCTCCAGTATCTCCAGGCCGATGGTGCCCTGCCCGGCCATCACCATCTCGTCGTCGAACGCGTGGACGTAGGTGCGGCCCTCCTCGCGCTCTAACTCGTGGGCCTTCTCGGCGGCCTCGTCGTAGTCCGCGCCGTGGAGGACGACCGCCGCGCCGTAGCTCTGGGTCGCCTTGATCTTCGAGATGGGTGCGTACTCCGGCATGACGATCTTCGCGTCGACGCCCGAGCGGGTGGCCGCCAGTGCGACCCCCTGTGCGTGGTTGCCCGCGCTCGCCGTGACGACGCCCGCCGCCTTCTCCTCCTCGGAGAGCGTGGCGATGCGGTTCGTCGCCCCCCGGATCTTGAACGAGCCGGTGCGCTGGAAGTTCTCCATCTTCAGGTGGACCTCCGCGCCCGTCATGTCCGAGAAGGTGTGCGTGTACTCGATGGGTGTGTGCCGCGATGTCTCCCTGACTCGCGGCTCCGCGGCGAGAACGTCGTCGAGTTCGAGCATAATCGCGGGGTTGGACCGCCGCCCGGTTAATATTGCCGTATCGGTACCCGATGCTGTCGTCGCGGACGGCGCTCCTCTGCGGGTCACACGCGAGCCTGCGGCTCGGCGGTGTCGGAAAGAGACGCCCGTCGGGGGTACGGGGAGCCCACCGAGGTCGCCCAAAGGGGAATACGGGATAGCACGCGTGTGACGTGCAACTGAATTCTCGAACCGGATGTATATAAACGCCAGCCATCCGGGGTGAAAGTATAACCGCAAGACTGCGGCGTCTCGAAACGGCCGTCAGACGTTCGTCTGCCGGGTGTCATTCGGGCGACGATACCACGGTACAGCCGGCCGCAACCAGTTCGGCCAGCACGGCGAGCGGCGGCGGGTCGCCGTCCGGCCACGTCGACCCGTCGGCCGCGCCGAGCCTGGCAGGGTCGCCGACGTACACCTGTACCGGCTCGCCTGCCCGGCCGTCACCGCGTGGAACAGCGACGCGTCGATACAGCCCGCGCTCGACGCCCTCGTAGCGGTCGAGCGCGTCGATATCCGACGTTCGGAGGAGACGACCCACCGTCTCACCGCCGGGGGCGAGCGTCGGGTACCGGCCCTCCACGCGGTGGGCACCCCGGAGGACGGCGTCCGGCCCGAGCGACCAGTCGTCGAGCACGGCAGCGACGCGGTCGGGGTCCGTGAGAGTCCCGTAGACGAAGACGTCCATCGGTCTCGACGACGGCGGCCGCGGCCGTCACCCTTCCGCTTCCGACAGCACAAAGGCACCGAGCGACGCAGACCGACCATGGACCGGGGTCGGCTGTACGCTGTCTGGCGGCGGGTCCTCGGGCTCTCGTGGCCGGTGATGGTCGAGCAGACGGTGCGCACCGCGATGCGCACCACCGACATCATCGTCACGGGGCTGTTCTCGCCGGCGGCCATCGCGGCCATCGGGCTGGCCGACCTCTACTCGCGCTTCCCGCTCCGCATCGGCCTCGGGCTCGGCGGTGGGGCCATCGCGCTGTCGAGCCAGGACACCGGCGCGGGCGCGGCGGCGAACCGCGACGAGGCGGTCACGCAGGCGGTCCTGCTCGGACTCGTCACCGGTATCCCGTTCGCCGTCTTCGGGCTGCTGTTCGGCTACTGGGCCATCGCCCTGCTCGGCGCGAACGACACCGTCGCCAGCCTCGGCGGCACCTACCTCGCCATCGTCTTCGCGACCGCGCCGGCCCGCCAGGTGTCGCTCATCGCCGCCCGGTCGTTGCAGGGCACCGGCGACACGCGTACGCCGATGTACGTCAACGTCGTCTCGAACGGGCTGAACATCGTCGGGAGCGTCGTGCTCGGCCTCGGACTCTTTGGCGTGCCGCGCTACGAGATCGTCGGCGTCGGGGCCGCGACCGCCTTCAGCAACGTGTTCACCGCGGTCGTGCTCTGTGCGGTGATGTTCGCGGGCCGGACGAGCGCGAGCTTCGCCCGGCCCACCGACCCCGTCATCGCCCGCCAGCTGGTCGTCGTCTCCGCACCCCGGGTCGTCGAGGGGTTCGTGGAGACGTTCGCGGAGTTCCCGTTCAACGCGCTGCTGCTCGGCTTCGGCACCGAGGTCAACGCCGCGTTCCAGGTCGGTCGTCGACTCTACCAGCAGGTCACCGGGCCGCTCTCGCGGGGGTACAGCGTCGCCGCGAGCGTCGTCGTCGGACAGGCCCTCGGCGACGGCGACCCCGAGGGGGCCCGCGAGAACGGCTACGCGACCGCGCTGCTCGGGCTCGTCACCGTCGGGAGCATCGGGCTCGTCCTGGTCGTGACCGCACCGCTGTTCGTGCGCATCTTCACCCGCGACCCCGCGACCGTCGGCTACGCCGTCGACTTCGCCCGGGCCTACGGCCTCGCGGCACCGGCGCTCGTGACGTTCGTCGTCTTCTCCGGCAGCCTGCAGGGCGGCAGCGAGACGCGCACGCCGTTCGTCGCCCGCATCCTCGGGCTCGGTGTCTTCTTCCTCGGCTTCAGCTACGTCGTCGGCGTCGTCCTCGGCTACGGCGTCGTCGGCGCGTACGGCGGTATCATCGGCTACTACGGGCTCGCGGCGGTCGTCGTCGCGCTCGGCTTCCGGTACGGCGACTGGGCGAGCCGGGCCGCACGGATGATGGCAGAACGTGGGAGCGGGGCGGACTGACGCCCGGCTTCAGACCCCGGCGTCCTCGTCGACCGCCGCATCACCCGACTGCTCGCCGGGGTCGAGCCGGTCGGCGTCGACCCACTCGACGCCCTCGAAGACGAAGCGCGCGCCGTCGTGGGTCGGGTCGACCCTGACCGTCCAGCCGTGGGCCTCGGCGATGTCCTCGACGATGGCCAGTCCGAAGCCCGTGCCGTTCTCGGCGGTCGTGAACCCCTGCTCGAACGCCCGACTGGCGTCGGTCACGGGCAGTCCGGGGCCGTCGTCGGCGACCGCGAAGCCGCGAGCGGCGCGTTCGACGGTGACCGCCACGTCGTCGCCGACGTGGGCGACCGAGTTCCGGTAGAGGTTCTCGAACAGCGCGCTCAGGCGCTCCGGGTCGGCCAGCAGCGCCCCGTCGTGCTCGACGACGGTCAGGCTCGCTGACGCGGTGTCGCAGTACGACCACGCCTCCCGTACGACGTGCTTGAGCGACGCCGGCTGGGGGTCGTCGACGGTCTTCCCCGTCCGTGCCAGCTGGAGCACGTCCGCGATGAGCGACTCCATGCGGTCGAGCGCCCAGCCCAGTTCGTCGAGCGAGGGGTGGTCGTACTCGTCGTCGAGCAGCTCGTGGTGGCCGCGGGCGACCGTCAACGGGTTGCGGAGGTCGTGGCTGACGATGCCGGCGAACTCGTCAAGGCGCTCGTTCTGGCGCTGGAGCTCGCGCTCGCGCTCGCGTCGCTCGGTCACGTCCGTGTAGACGAAGTACGCCCGGTCGCTTCCCCTGGTGACGGCGACGCTCCTGAGCAGGAACGTCCGGACCTCGTCGGCGGCGAACCGACGCACCTCCGTCTCGACGCGCTCGCCGTTCGCGACGCGGCGGTTGATGTCGCGTCCCTCGGTCCGTCGTGACGGCGGGAGCACCACCTCGTCGAGGTCCTGGCCGACCAGCGTGCCTGGCTCCGCGCCGAACATCGACGCGAAGGCGTGGTTCGCCTGCTGGATGATGGCCGTCTCGCCGGAGAGTTTCGCCTCGACGATGCCGTCGCTCGTGTTCTCGAACAGCGTCCGGACCTTCGACATCGAGCGGGACTCCGTCTCCCGGATCCAGCGCTCGGCGGCACGGACAGCCCGTCCGACCGCCAGCCGGCGGGCCACCGCGCTCCCGTCGTCGACCACGTCGACCGCACCGGCGTCGAGCGCCGCCGCCGCCACGTCGACCCGGTCCTCGGCGACGGCGACGACCGGCGGGTCGAGGATCAGCCCATCGAACTGCTCGATGGCCTCGACGAGGTCGCCGTCTCGAACGTCGTCGCCCAGCAGCACGCAGTGGATGCCGACTGATGTCTCGAGCATCGCCACCGCGTCATCGACGGACGCCATCGTCTCGACACTGATGCTCTCGTCGAACGCATCGACGAGGGAGGCACGACGCTCGTCGGCCGCGACGACACAGAGGACGGACGGGCGTTGCGTGTCGGACATGCCAGTGTTCGTGCCCCGAGTACGGTCGGTAGACGGGTGAGGGAATGAAATGGGTTGTGGCCAGTCCTCACACGACAGCCCACACAAAGCATTTACAGACACCGTTGGACATGGCCGTATGCGAACCGAAGCAGTCCTGGCGGGGGTCGCCCTGTTCGTGCTCGTGGCCACCGCCGGGGTGCTCGTCGCGGTCCCCGACGCCGTCCAGTCCCCCACGTCGGAGCCCACCGACCCCGGCGTCGGCTCCATCTCCGACCTGACCATCGCCGTCGAGAACGTCTCCGGTGGGACGGCGACGTTCGCCGTGACCCCGTACATCGAGCACCGCGGCAACCCCGCACCGAACGTCAGCGTCGTCCTCCGCGCCGTCGACGACGAGAGCGGCGTCGTCGCCGACACACGGACGCTCCCGCTCGGCGAACTCACCGGCGGGCGGGAGGTCAACGCCACCGGGACGCTCGCGGTCCCCCGCGAGGGTGGCTACCGCATCGAGGCCGTCCTCTACCGCGACGGCCGCCGGCTCGATACCGGGAGCCGGACCGTCTCCGGCGTCGACAGCCTCGTCCCCGAGTACGAGCGGACGCCCGTCGCCTTCCACGACTTCGCGGGTGCCGACCTCCCCGTCATCGAGTACAGCATCGCCTCGGTGTCGGCCGACGAGGCCACCCTCGACGTGACGACGTACCTCACGAACACCGGCGACGCGCCCGCCGACGACCTCCGGTTCGTCCTGAAGGCACGGCAGAACGGCTCGAACGTCGTCGCCGACCGGACGACCGTCGACGTCGGGCGGGTCGACCCCGGCGAGACCGTCACCCCGACCGCCGAGCTGACCGTCCCCGACGGCTACGACTACTACCTCGACGCCATCCTCTGGCGCGGCGACACCGTCGTCGACACCCAGCGGTCGGTCGCCAACCTCGGCCCGGGAACCGGCCTCAGCGTCGACGAACCCACCGACACCGACGGCTTCCGGAGCGGTGACTTCGCCGACGACGGCGGGGCCGGCCGCCCCCCGGAGAGGACCGAGGCGGCGGCCGACGGCGGCGGCCAGCCCGGCTTCGGCGTCCCGGTCGCCCTCGCCGGACTGCTCGCGACCGCCCTGTTCGCACGGAGGCTCCGACGATGACCGACGACGACACCACCCACGACGGCGACGAACCGCACACGACCGACTCCGATGCCGGGTTCGAGTTCGACGAGGACGCACCCCGAGAGGGCCCTCCCGTCGACGACCCGTCCACCGACGAGCCGCCTGTCACCGAGGCCGAGAACGACCCCGCCACCACCGAACCGGACCGGGCCGACGAGCCGGTCGTCGACGAGGCCGAACCGGAGCGTCCCGGGGACGAACACGAGGGCGGCCGCGTCCGACGGTACGTCCTCTGGGTCGCGCTGGCCGTCCTCGGCCTGTTCAGCGTCGTGCTGCTGTTCCAGTTCTACGGCAGCACCATGCAGGCCATCACCGACTGGGTCGGCCCCGAGTACCGCTCGCTCGTCCGCAGCGCCGTCTCGCTCGTGCTGCTGTGCCTGACGCTCGTCGGCGTCGTGCGCATCACCCGGGAGCTGGCCGGGTGACCGCCACCAGCACTGGGCCCGCCCCTGCGTCGCAGACTCACGCAACGGTCAAGCCGTCCGGTCGCCTCCTACGTGGGAAGAGGTGACCCACATGACGTGTCCACGCTGTACGACCGCCGCCCACGATGCCGGCGGCTCGTTGCTGTGTCCCGCCTGCGGCTGGCGAGAACGCGCCGGTGCCGACTGACCACCTTTTTCGTCGTCGGGTGCGCCCCCGGCGCACCACTCCTCGAAAAAGCTGGGCCAAAAACGGTCGCGGCTCACTCCGTACGCCGCGGTGAAACGGCTACTCCCTCCGGTCGTGGCCGTCCGACCGGCTGTTCCGCAGAAAGAAGGCGGTCGCGCTCTACCGTTCGTCGACCGGCACGAACTCCTCGTCCATCGGGCCGACGTAGCGGGCGCGCGGCCGGATGAGCCGGTTGTCCTCGTACTGCTCCAGCACGTGGGCGACCCAGCCGCCGACACGGCTCATGACGAAGATGGGGGTGTAGATGTCGATGGGGATGCCCATCTGGTAGTACGTCGAGGCGGAGTAGAAGTCGACGTTCGGCGCGAGGCCCTTCTCCTCGGTGAGGTACTCCTCGATGGCGACGGAGTAGTCGTGCCACTGGGGCGTGCCCGCGGCCTCGCCGAGCGCCTCGGACTTCTCGGAGAGGATCTTCGCGCGGGGGTCCTTGACGTTGTAGACGCGGTGGCCGAAGCCGGGGACGCGCTCGCCGGCATCGAGGCGGTCCTCGACCCATTCGACGGGGTCCTTGCCGGAGTCGTCGAGTTCGAGCAGCGCCTCCATCACGTCCTGGTTCGCACCGCCGTGCAGGCTACCCGAGAGCGCGCCGATACCGCCCGGAATCGCGGAGTGCAGGTCCGCGAGCGTCGAGGAGATGACCATCGACGTGAACGTCGAGGCGTTCAGGCCGTGGTCGGCGTGGAGCACGAGCGCCATGTCGAACGTCTCGGCGAGCACGTCGTCGGGCACCTCGCCGTTCAGCATGTAGAGGAAGTTCGTCGCGTGGTCGAGGTCCTCGCGGGGTGCGACGGGCTCGTCGCCGTTGCGGACGCGGACGAACGCGGCGAGGATGGTCGGGATCTTCGCCGTGATGCGCCGGCCCTTCCGGAGGTTCGCCGCCTCGTCCGTCGGGTCTGCCGCGGCGTCGTCGTCGTACGCCGAGAGCTGCGACACCACGGTCCGGAGCGCGGCCATCGGCTCCTCGTCGGCGGCGGCGAGCTCGCGCACCGTCGCCATGACGCCGTCGTCGATCTCCCGTGCGGTGGCCATCGACTCGGAGAACTCGTCGAGCTCGTCCCGATTCGGGAGTCGGCCGTGCCAGAGGAGGTAGAGCACCTCCTCGTAGCTGGCGTCTCGGGCGAGGTCCTCGATGTCGTAGCCACGATAGACGAGGCGGCCCTCGTCGCCGTCGATGAAGCTCAGCTCGGACTCGGCAACGAGAACACCCTCCAGCCCTTTCTTGAGGTCGTCAGACATACGCTGAGCTTTAGAACCTTCACCGAAAAACATTGCCCTTTACTCGCTACCCTACCGTGCTAATTTGCCGGTTGTCGTCCCGAACAGGCGGCCGAACGCTTTTCTTCCGTCCCGGAGAACCCCGACGTATGGACGTCGGCGACGTGGAGTACGAGCCCGTGAGCGTGAAGGCCGTGCTCGCGGAGATGAAGGACACCGCCGAGCTGATGATCGACATGTCGTTCTCGGCGGTGCTGCTCGGGAGCCGGGAGGTCGCCGAGGAGGTGCTGGAGCTGGAAGAGCGCATGGACGTGCTCCAGATGCGCGCCCGGATGAGCCTCATGATGGCCGCCCGGTCGCCGGAGGACGCCGAGGCGCTCGCGCCCGTGCTGGGCGTCGTCGGCGCGACCGAGAAGATCAGCGACGCGACCGGCGACGTGGCGAAGGTCGTCATCGAGGAGATCGGCCTCCCCGACGCACTCCGGACCGCGCTCCCCGAGGCCATCGAGACGGTGGCGCGGGCGACGGTCGCCGAGGACTCGCCGGTCGCCGGGCGGACCCTCCGCGATTTGAATCTGGAGACCGAGACCGGCGTGCGCGTCATCGCAATCCGGCGCGGTGGCGACTGGCTGCTGAACCCGGACCGCGACGACTACATCCACGCCGGCGACGTGCTCCTCCTGCGCGGTACCGAGGGGAACGTCGCGCCCGTCTACGCCGACGTGACCGGGAGCGAGTACGTCGCCCCCGAGCCCGTCGAGGCCGGCATCGAGGACCTGGATCGCGCCGTCGACTCCATCGTCCTCATGAAGAACATGAGCGAACTCAGCGTCGACCTGGCCTACGGCTCAGTGCTGTACGGCAGCGAGGGACTCGCCGAGGAGGTCGCCGAACTCGAAGCCGAGGTCGACGCGCTCCAATCCCGCTTCGAGGCGTGGGTGCTCCGGGCCGCCAGCCGGGTGGACGACCCCGTCTCGCTGCGCGGGCTGATGCACATCGCGGAGGCGACCGAGGTCATCTCCGACGCCGCCCTGGAGATCGCCGAGGGCGTCCTCCGCGGCATGGGCACCCACCCCGTCGTCGCCGAGGCCGTCTTCGAGTCCGACGAGGTCGTCGTCCGCCTCGACGTCGTCCCCGACTCCGGGCTGGCGGGGACAACCCTCGGCGAGCGGATGGTCCGCACCGAGACCGGGATGCGGGTCATCGCGGTCCGGCACACCGACGCCGACGGCGACGACTGGGAGATCTCTCCCGGCCCCGAGACCCTGCTCCAGCCCGGCGACGTGCTCATCGCGAAGGGGACCCGGGCCGGAGCGGAGCGGCTGTCGGCGCTGACGGGTGACGACTCGCTCGACGTGGACTGAGAACTGAATTTTAACGAGAAAACCGGTGAGAGAGTCCTGTGAGCCGTGGGAATCGCTGGAGCCGACGACAGCCAGAAAGCCCCTTCATCGGTGAGAACTGCTTGCACCGACAACAGCCAGAAAGCCCCGAGCGTCTCGACTCCCGCGGCTCGCTGTCGTTCGAAAGACGCCTCCGGCGTCTTTCGTGATGACGAGAGAGCTTCGCTCTCTCGAACCACAGTCCTCGTGCCTGCGGTGCTTAGCTGGCGAGACTCCTCCGTCGTCTCGCCGCCTCCCGTTCACTCGCTAGCGCTCACTCACGGGAGCGTCGCCGGGGTTCGTCGAGACGCCCACCCCTTTCAGTCCCACCGTCGGACCTGTGGTCCGACGAGCCCCCGTTCGCTCGCAGGCTCGCTCACGGGGACACCCGACAGCACCGCAACCGCACCTCACGCCTCCCCAGCCGACTGCATCTCCGGAAATCAGAGATTTCCGGCGGGCTCACGAAACGCACGCGTTTCGTGACCGATGCCCGCTTCGCTGTGCTTCTCATCCCTCGCGCGGATGGCTCGACGCGCTCGCTGTCGCTCACGGGCCGCAAGCTCCCCGTTCGCAGTCGCGGTTCTCGCTCGCTCCGAACCGCGCACCGCTCGCGCAGTCTCGCCAGGGTGAGAGCAAGCTCTCACTGGCCATCGGAATCGCTCCGCGATTCCGAGACAGCCGCGCGCCTGCCGGCTGGTCAGAGGTCGACGCACGCCGATAGTTGACAATATTTGTAAACTCTGGCGGTTCAGATGCCATCCCAGCCCCGCCGACACGAGCGCTCTTACGCCTCGGGGCCCAACTCGCGGGTATGCGGCGTCTCCCGTTCGAACCGTCGCCCCGGGTGGTCGACGCGGGCATCCTCGTGTCGGTGCTCGTCGCCGGCGCGACCGGGCTCCTGAGCCTGACCGCGCGACCCGACGACGGCTGGGTGTTCGTCGTCCACGGCGTCGTCGGGGTGACGCTCGTCGTCCTGCTGGGGTTCAAGTTCCGC is part of the Haloarchaeobius litoreus genome and harbors:
- the ilvA gene encoding threonine ammonia-lyase, whose product is MLELDDVLAAEPRVRETSRHTPIEYTHTFSDMTGAEVHLKMENFQRTGSFKIRGATNRIATLSEEEKAAGVVTASAGNHAQGVALAATRSGVDAKIVMPEYAPISKIKATQSYGAAVVLHGADYDEAAEKAHELEREEGRTYVHAFDDEMVMAGQGTIGLEILEDLPEVETVVVPIGGGGLISGIATAIKAQSPDTRVIGVQAEGASSVAQSLTKGHRVELDRVDTIADGIAVRGPGTLTYEVIKERVDEVVTVSDPEIAMALTYVLERGKTLVEGAGAAPLAALLFDKFDYEEGEVIVPAMCGGNIDLNMLTTVIMRGLVATGRYVKIRTVLRDRPGSLEDLLHVISEKKANIYAIQHDRTSRQIGMADTEVEVDLETRGRDHIDELLEAIRDAGYEVEVLV
- a CDS encoding gamma-glutamylcyclotransferase family protein yields the protein MDVFVYGTLTDPDRVAAVLDDWSLGPDAVLRGAHRVEGRYPTLAPGGETVGRLLRTSDIDALDRYEGVERGLYRRVAVPRGDGRAGEPVQVYVGDPARLGAADGSTWPDGDPPPLAVLAELVAAGCTVVSSPE
- a CDS encoding MATE family efflux transporter, whose product is MDRGRLYAVWRRVLGLSWPVMVEQTVRTAMRTTDIIVTGLFSPAAIAAIGLADLYSRFPLRIGLGLGGGAIALSSQDTGAGAAANRDEAVTQAVLLGLVTGIPFAVFGLLFGYWAIALLGANDTVASLGGTYLAIVFATAPARQVSLIAARSLQGTGDTRTPMYVNVVSNGLNIVGSVVLGLGLFGVPRYEIVGVGAATAFSNVFTAVVLCAVMFAGRTSASFARPTDPVIARQLVVVSAPRVVEGFVETFAEFPFNALLLGFGTEVNAAFQVGRRLYQQVTGPLSRGYSVAASVVVGQALGDGDPEGARENGYATALLGLVTVGSIGLVLVVTAPLFVRIFTRDPATVGYAVDFARAYGLAAPALVTFVVFSGSLQGGSETRTPFVARILGLGVFFLGFSYVVGVVLGYGVVGAYGGIIGYYGLAAVVVALGFRYGDWASRAARMMAERGSGAD
- a CDS encoding sensor histidine kinase — its product is MSDTQRPSVLCVVAADERRASLVDAFDESISVETMASVDDAVAMLETSVGIHCVLLGDDVRDGDLVEAIEQFDGLILDPPVVAVAEDRVDVAAAALDAGAVDVVDDGSAVARRLAVGRAVRAAERWIRETESRSMSKVRTLFENTSDGIVEAKLSGETAIIQQANHAFASMFGAEPGTLVGQDLDEVVLPPSRRTEGRDINRRVANGERVETEVRRFAADEVRTFLLRSVAVTRGSDRAYFVYTDVTERRERERELQRQNERLDEFAGIVSHDLRNPLTVARGHHELLDDEYDHPSLDELGWALDRMESLIADVLQLARTGKTVDDPQPASLKHVVREAWSYCDTASASLTVVEHDGALLADPERLSALFENLYRNSVAHVGDDVAVTVERAARGFAVADDGPGLPVTDASRAFEQGFTTAENGTGFGLAIVEDIAEAHGWTVRVDPTHDGARFVFEGVEWVDADRLDPGEQSGDAAVDEDAGV
- a CDS encoding DUF7490 domain-containing protein; translation: MRTEAVLAGVALFVLVATAGVLVAVPDAVQSPTSEPTDPGVGSISDLTIAVENVSGGTATFAVTPYIEHRGNPAPNVSVVLRAVDDESGVVADTRTLPLGELTGGREVNATGTLAVPREGGYRIEAVLYRDGRRLDTGSRTVSGVDSLVPEYERTPVAFHDFAGADLPVIEYSIASVSADEATLDVTTYLTNTGDAPADDLRFVLKARQNGSNVVADRTTVDVGRVDPGETVTPTAELTVPDGYDYYLDAILWRGDTVVDTQRSVANLGPGTGLSVDEPTDTDGFRSGDFADDGGAGRPPERTEAAADGGGQPGFGVPVALAGLLATALFARRLRR
- the citZ gene encoding citrate synthase, with the translated sequence MSDDLKKGLEGVLVAESELSFIDGDEGRLVYRGYDIEDLARDASYEEVLYLLWHGRLPNRDELDEFSESMATAREIDDGVMATVRELAAADEEPMAALRTVVSQLSAYDDDAAADPTDEAANLRKGRRITAKIPTILAAFVRVRNGDEPVAPREDLDHATNFLYMLNGEVPDDVLAETFDMALVLHADHGLNASTFTSMVISSTLADLHSAIPGGIGALSGSLHGGANQDVMEALLELDDSGKDPVEWVEDRLDAGERVPGFGHRVYNVKDPRAKILSEKSEALGEAAGTPQWHDYSVAIEEYLTEEKGLAPNVDFYSASTYYQMGIPIDIYTPIFVMSRVGGWVAHVLEQYEDNRLIRPRARYVGPMDEEFVPVDER
- a CDS encoding potassium channel family protein; translated protein: MDVGDVEYEPVSVKAVLAEMKDTAELMIDMSFSAVLLGSREVAEEVLELEERMDVLQMRARMSLMMAARSPEDAEALAPVLGVVGATEKISDATGDVAKVVIEEIGLPDALRTALPEAIETVARATVAEDSPVAGRTLRDLNLETETGVRVIAIRRGGDWLLNPDRDDYIHAGDVLLLRGTEGNVAPVYADVTGSEYVAPEPVEAGIEDLDRAVDSIVLMKNMSELSVDLAYGSVLYGSEGLAEEVAELEAEVDALQSRFEAWVLRAASRVDDPVSLRGLMHIAEATEVISDAALEIAEGVLRGMGTHPVVAEAVFESDEVVVRLDVVPDSGLAGTTLGERMVRTETGMRVIAVRHTDADGDDWEISPGPETLLQPGDVLIAKGTRAGAERLSALTGDDSLDVD